The following are from one region of the Melitaea cinxia chromosome 7, ilMelCinx1.1, whole genome shotgun sequence genome:
- the LOC123655297 gene encoding sterile alpha motif domain-containing protein 5-like yields MASSTTGNIVVEWLRSLHLGQYSESFIDNGYDDLEICKQVGEPDLDAIGVLNPAHRQRLLHSVRILREEGAAAVYFTLEEAGAARDSLKIPRIQLKRLLRERLAQDGIRLSLQPYSTTVSVYYLWQRHCF; encoded by the exons ATGGCCTCGTCGACGACCGGCAACATCGTAGTCGAGTGGTTACGTTCGCTCCACCTGGGCCAATATTCTGAAAGTTTTATAGACAACGGATATGACGATTTGGAAATATGCAAACAGGTTGGAGAGCCCGATTTGGATGCCATAGGTGTTCTCAATCCAGCACACCGACAACGACTGTTGCACTCTGTAAGAATTTTGAGAGAAGAAGGTGCAGCAGctgtttattttactttagaAGAGGCCGGTGCTGCTCGAGACTCGT TGAAAATACCGCGAATCCAGCTAAAGCGTCTGCTTCGTGAGCGCCTTGCTCAAGACGGCATCCGCTTGAGTCTTCAGCCGTACTCCACCACGGTCAGTGTTTATTATTTGTGGCAACGGCATTGCTTCTAG